The following proteins are encoded in a genomic region of Sesamum indicum cultivar Zhongzhi No. 13 linkage group LG8, S_indicum_v1.0, whole genome shotgun sequence:
- the LOC105169022 gene encoding uncharacterized protein LOC105169022 — translation MALSYTSMGPAYLFRSETGYTELEKRQLFLRSYQFSRKQSVAERIKKSFFRVKKVMWVRFRSARKLRKMLWLKLKNGLFFTTRRRRLFLRLHNTSYGFCHGSSKGSSWQSSCLW, via the coding sequence ATGGCACTCAGCTACACGAGCATGGGGCCGGCGTACCTTTTCAGAAGTGAGACCGGGTACACGGAGTTGGAGAAGAGGCAGCTGTTCTTGAGAAGCTACCAGTTCTCGAGGAAGCAGAGTGTGGCTGAGAGGATCAAGAAATCGTTCTTCAGAGTGAAAAAGGTGATGTGGGTTCGGTTCAGATCGGCCAGAAAGCTGAGGAAGATGCTGTGGTTGAAGCTCAAGAATGGCCTCTTTTTCACCACCAGGAGAAGAAGGTTGTTCCTGCGTCTGCATAACACTAGCTACGGTTTTTGCCACGGTTCTTCAAAGGGAAGTTCGTGGCAGTCTTCTTGTTTATGGTAG
- the LOC105169023 gene encoding LOW QUALITY PROTEIN: transmembrane protein 184A (The sequence of the model RefSeq protein was modified relative to this genomic sequence to represent the inferred CDS: inserted 1 base in 1 codon), giving the protein MGPLFYILIALPCTIGAMTLAILHIYKHLLNYTEPTYQRYIVRIIFMVPVYALTSFLSLVLNKSAIYFNSIREVYEAWVIYNFLSLCLAWVGGPGAVVLSLSGKVLKPNWCLMTCCFPPIPLDGRFIRRCKQGCLQFVILKPILVAVTFILYAKGKYEDGNFNPRQSYLYITIIYTISYSMALYALALFYVACRDLLQPFNPVPKFIIIKSVVFLTYWQGVLVFLAAKSGLIKDTEEAAEFQNFIICVEMLIAAXRSXXXXIGVNRGFTASLAHALKLNDFYHDTVHQFAPTYHDYVLYNHGEGDDGTRKYRARTFVPTGPEMDAVRRNKHMFGSKSDDMQSSSLSSSVCGTPRNSDGTKDTVKTEAMNSSLLRDASNSVSLPYDLSLIDIDLSRYPTKVGAANEAGTR; this is encoded by the exons ATGGGGCCACTTTTCTACATACTTATAGCATTGCCTTGTACAATTGGGGCAATGACATTGGCGATTCTTCATATTTACAAACATCTATTGAATTATACTGAGCCGACATATCAGAGATACATTGTCCGAATTATCTTCATGGTTCCT GTTTATGCGTTGACGTCTTTCCTGTCCCTGGTCCTAAATAAAAGTGCAATTTACTTCAATTCAATCAGAGAAGT ATATGAAGCTTGGGTCATTTATAATTTCCTATCGCTGTGCTTAGCATGGGTAGGTGGTCCAGGAGCTGTTGTGCTAAGTCTGTCTGGCAAAGTTCTAAAGCCAAATTGGTGTTTAATGACATGCTGCTTCCCCCCTATTCCATTGGATGG GCGCTTTATACGAAGGTGCAAACAAGGGTGTTTGCAATTTGTGATCCTCAAGCCCATTCTAGTTGCAGTTACctttatattatatgcaaAAGGGAAGTATGAAGATGGGAATTTCAACCCAAGGCAATCATATCTCTACATCACTATTATCTATACGATCTCATACTCTATGGCACTCTATGCCTTGGCCTTGTTTTACGTGGCTTGCAGAGATTTGCTTCAGCCATTCAATCCAGTGCCCAAGTTTATCATAATCAAGTCCGTAGTATTTCTTACGTACTGGCAG GGCGTTTTAGTTTTTCTTGCGGCAAAGTCTGGCTTAATAAAAGATACAGAGGAAGCTgcagaatttcaaaatttcataatttgtgTTGAGATGCTTATTGCTG CTCGGTCANNNNNNNNNNATATCGGTGTTAATCGTGGCTTTACTGCAAGCCTTGCACATGCTTTGAAATTAAATGACTTTTACCACGATACAGTACACCAG TTTGCACCAACCTATCATGATTATGTGCTCTACAACCATGGCGAGGGTGATGATGGAACTAGAAAGTACAGGGCCCGTACTTTTGTTCCAACTGGCCCAGAAATGGATGCTGTCAGAAGAAACAAACATATGTTTGGGAGCAAATCCGACGACATGCAGTCATCCAGCCTATCATCTTCAGTTTGTGGTACTCCTCGAAATTCTGATGGGACAAAAGATACCGTGAAGACGGAGGCAATGAACTCCTCATTGCTCAGGGATGCATCAAACTCAGTCTCCCTGCCTTATGATCTTTCCCTCATTGACATAGACCTTTCTAGATATCCAACAAAAGTAGGTGCTGCTAATGAAGCTGGGACAAGATGA
- the LOC105169024 gene encoding DEAD-box ATP-dependent RNA helicase 3, chloroplastic gives MACSSSIIGVSSIYQTNPSLDHSKRPTSAPPLALHFSAAHNPFRAFSFAGRLKAAAGASNSFVASAVVTPNSSVLSEEAFKGLGGFGRSASDVSGSEYEESEEEFGEIEAGSADELDVSKLGLPQRLVATLEKRGITQLFPIQRAVLVPALEGRDIIARAKTGTGKTLAFGIPIIKGLDAEQEKGSLRRGRLPKVLVLAPTRELAKQVEKEFKESAPYLNTVCIYGGVSYVTQESALSRGVDVVVGTPGRIIDLINNNSLKLGEVQYLVLDEADQMLAVGFEEDVEVILEKLPSERQSMLFSATMPGWVKKLARKFLNNPLTIDLVGDQEEKLAEGIKLYAIPTTATSKRTILGDLVTVYAKGGKTIVFTQTKRDADEVSLVLTNSIASEALHGDISQHQRERTLNGFRQGKFTVLVATDVAARGLDIPNVDLVVHYELPNDPETFVHRSGRTGRAGKEGTAVLMFTSSQRRTVKSLERDVGCKFEFISPPSVQEVLESSAEQVVATLSGVHPESVEYFTPTAQKLFEQQGVDALASALAALSGFSQPPSSRSLITHEQGLVTLQLTRETAYSRGYLSARSVTGFLSDVYYAAADEIGKIHLIADQNVQGAVFDLPEEIAKELLNKELPPGNTISKITKLPPLQDDGPPSDFYGRFSNSDRRSPRGSRDQRGGSRDQRGGSRDRRSFRSSRDWLDDIDDEDNSRRGSRSSRTENRWSRNSRSSGSDWLIGDRQSSRSPSFGSRDRNFGGACFNCGRTGHRASECPNKKDY, from the exons ATGGCCTGCTCCTCCTCCATCATCGGAGTTTCCTCCATATACCAGACCAATCCATCTCTTGACCACTCCAAGCGCCCCACTTCCGCCCCGCCATTAGCTCTCCATTTCTCCGCCGCTCATAACCCCTTCAGAGCTTTTTCTTTCGCCGGCCGCCTCAAGGCGGCTGCTGGTGCgtccaattcttttgttgctTCAGCTGTGGTCACTCCCAACTCCTCTGTTTTGAGCGAGGAGGCGTTTAAGGGGCTTGGGGGTTTCGGAAGGAGCGCCTCGGACGTTAGCGGGAGCGAGTACGAAGAGTCGGAAGAGGAATTTGGGGAGATTGAGGCCGGAAGTGCGGATGAACTAGATGTTTCTAAACTTGGTTTGCCTCAACGCCTTGTGGCTACGCTCGAGAAGCGTGGGATTACTCAGCTTTTCCCTATCCAG AGAGCTGTTTTAGTGCCAGCACTGGAAGGTCGTGACATTATCGCTCGCGCAAAGACTGGGACCGGAAAAACATTAGCATTTGGTATCCCAATAATCAAAGGACTCGATGCTGAACAGGAAAAAGGTTCTTTGAG ACGGGGACGGCTTCCAAAGGTATTGGTCCTAGCACCTACCAGAGAACTGGCTAAGCAAGTGGAGAAGGAATTCAAAGAGTCTGCTCCATATTTGAACACTGTCTGCATTTATGGAGGGGTTTCATATGTCACACAGGAGAGTGCACTTTCCCGTGGAGTTGATGTTGTGGTTGGAACTCCTGGTAGAATTATTGACCTGATCAATAACAACAGCTTGAAATTGGGTGAAGTTCAATATTTGGTTCTTGATGAAGCGGATCAAATGCTTGCTGTTGGATTTGAGGAAGATGTCGAAGTCATTCTGGAAAAGCTTCCTTCAGAGAGGCAAAGCATGCTTTTTTCAGCAACCATGCCTGGTTGGGTTAAAAAATTAGCCAGGAAATTTCTGAATAATCCTCTGACCATTGACCTA GTTGGTGATCAAGAAGAAAAGTTGGCTGAAGGAATTAAGTTGTATGCTATTCCAACTACAGCAACATCCAAACGGACTATCCTTGGGGATCTCGTGACA GTCTATGCGAAGGGTGGAAAAACCATTGTTTTCACACAGACTAAACGAGATGCTGATGAAGTCTCGTTGGTATTAACAAATAGCATTGCTTCGGAGGCACTGCATGGCGACATTTCTCAGCACCAGAGGGAAAGAACGTTAAATGGTTTTAGGCAAGGAAAATTTACAGTGCTTGTTGCTACTGATGTTGCTGCTCGCGGGCTTGATATTCCGAATGTTGACCTT GTTGTTCATTATGAACTTCCAAATGACCCAGAGACATTTGTGCACCGTTCCGGCCGAACAGGACGTGCAGGAAAAGAAGGTACAGCTGTTCTGATGTTCACCAGTAGCCAAAGGCGGACTGTCAAATCTCTTGAGCGTGATGTTGGGTGcaagtttgaatttattagtccACCATCTGTTCAAGAGGTTTTGGAATCATCAGCTGAGCAAGTAGTTGCTACCCTTAGCGGTGTTCATCCTGAATCTGTTGAGTACTTCACTCCAACTGCACAAAAACTCTTTGAACAACAAGGAGTTGATGCTCTTGCTTCTGCTCTAGCAGCCTTGAGTGGTTTTTCTCAGCCACCATCCTCTCGTTCTCTTATTACTCATGAACAG GGTTTAGTTACACTACAGTTGACACGTGAGACTGCCTATTCTCGAGGATACCTATCTGCTAGATCTGTCACAGGATTTCTGTCTGATGTTTATTATGCTGCCGCAGATGAAATAGGCAAAATACACCTAATTGCTGATCAAAAT GTTCAAGGAGCAGTATTTGATCTTCCAGAAGAGATTGCAAAAGAGTTGCTGAATAAGGAACTACCACCTGGAAACACTATTTCCAAGATCACTAAA TTGCCTCCTTTGCAAGATGATGGGCCTCCCAGCGATTTTTACGGCAGGTTTTCAAACAGTGATAGACGGTCACCAAGAGGTTCTAGGGACCAAAGAGGAGGTTCAAGGGACCAAAGAGGAGGTTCAAGGGACCGAAGAAGTTTTAGATCTTCCAGGGACTGGTTGGATGACATTGACGATGAGGATAACTCCAGGAGAGGTAGTCGCAGCAGCAGAACTGAGAACAGGTGGTCTAGGAACTCGAGAAGCAGTGGGAGTGATTGGTTGATTGGTGATAGGCAATCGAGTCGGTCACCATCTTTTGGGTCCAGGGACAG AAACTTTGGAGGTGCATGCTTCAACTGTGGGCGTACTGGCCACCGTGCATCTGAATGCCCCAACAAGAAAGACTACTAG
- the LOC105169413 gene encoding LOW QUALITY PROTEIN: probable disease resistance protein At4g27220 (The sequence of the model RefSeq protein was modified relative to this genomic sequence to represent the inferred CDS: deleted 2 bases in 1 codon), whose amino-acid sequence MAEKLANLAAEMLLDYTGIKEKMETLRNDIQVLENRAADVLAVIEEEEIYNGKKRKREVEDWLANVDRKKIKCESLNQEVQQTRFYNFFSRLHLGKLVKKTRLEVEKLAERGKFSEGLFLEVCKTKGKPLVTTEWKSQRSLKQNLKTVWAWLMNDIDSRIGIYGMGGVGKTTLAMHIHNKLLNDPKCKGRVYWINVSQDSNIHKLQNDIASVINLDLSSEDNENLRAAELFEALRKRRSFVLILDNVWNNFDIEKIGIPLGRDGSKLLITSRSVDVCHKMGCQRIIKVNVLNEEESWELFLEKLGYGIKLPSDTEDVAKEVAKRCAGLPLGIITMGGSMRGVIDIHEWRDALEELKESSMGPDDMENKVFPLLLCSFIRLRDPKLQRCFLYCCLYPEDYRIPREELISKFISEGLMDRRNSRQASFDQGHSILNKLENTSLLERADPKYVRMHDLIRDMALRIARNDTGFMVKAGLQLHVIPEEXXXXLDKISLMCNKISDMTHCMSPNCPRLSTLILRRNPLEKIPDAFFVNMRGLKVLDLSYTWIEELPNSVSDLENLNALLLTCCIELKYVPPLTKLKELKELDLNKNQLKELPQGMQGLVNLKSLNIGFMSCMEMIPAGILPKLSHLQRLILPDHFQVRAEELEGLKNLEEFQGLFYDVHDLNQFITSQQKYGKLSFYSIIVGAYDSWSRIHPDSKRLTDKLLTIKGYCFRRGRGGEDKVLLPQDIQDLKIVRCDGLSSCFSDMFPSLNSLRSLKSFRIGHCIEIECISTLSSSSYLMEEKQDSCCFPFQSLEYLIVSWLPNLTSLIQWDVRAAVPPTGTFSHLKKLRIEFCNKIRKLFTLRTMQNLYSLEEVYVSECAGMEEIIGEDEGELESNSSSCYPAPVSSSYNDQAILTLPKLRALSLKWLPELRSICRETVVCDSIETIGMFQCHRIKRLPFFMPQLNGQPSPPPTLKQIRIGKDDREWWESLEWSHSNIKNMLQPFVKYLELGFQKGLIKPDWKKLVLVCLFIRRLQVQSRS is encoded by the exons ATGGCTGAGAAGCTGGCAAATCTTGCTGCAGAAATGCTTCTTGACTACACTGGAATTAAAGAGAAGATGGAAACTCTAAGAAATGACATCCAAGTCTTAGAAAATCGTGCTGCGGATGTGCTTGCAGTGATAGAGGAGGAAGAAATTTATAACGGTAAGAAGCGGAAGAGAGAAGTTGAAGACTGGTTGGCCAATGTAGAtaggaagaaaataaaatgcgAGAGCTTGAACCAAGAAGTGCAGCAGACgaggttttataattttttttcacgtCTGCATTTGGGAAAGCTTGTCAAGAAAACTAGGTTGGAAGTGGAGAAACTTGCAGAGCGTGGTAAATTTTCTGAGGGGCtttttcttgaagtttgtAAGACAAAGGGGAAGCCTTTGGTGACAACAGAATGGAAATCTCAACGCTCTCTAAAACAAAATCTGAAGACAGTTTGGGCATGGTTAATGAATGATATCGACTCACGAATTGGCATTTATGGTATGGGTGGAGTCGGTAAGACGACTTTGGCAATGCATATCCACAACAAACTTCTAAATGATCCTAAATGCAAGGGCCGTGTGTATTGGATTAATGTCTCACAAGATTCCAACATTCACAAGTTGCAGAATGACATTGCCAGTGTCATTAATCTAGATCTTTCAAGTGAAGATAATGAGAATCTGAGAGCTGCAGAGTTGTTTGAGGCATTGAGGAAAAGGAGAAGTTTTGTGCTCATACTGGACAATGTATGGAACAATTTTGATATTGAGAAGATAGGAATTCCTCTTGGAAGAGATGGAAGTAAGTTGCTCATAACTAGTCGATCGGTTGATGTTTGTCATAAGATGGGTTGCCAAAGAATTATAAAAGTGAATGTTCTGAATGAGGAAGAATCTTGGGAATTATTCCTAGAGAAACTTGGGTATGGGATAAAACTTCCTTCCGATACAGAAGACGTAGCAAAGGAAGTAGCAAAAAGATGTGCTGGCTTGCCACTTGGGATTATTACAATGGGTGGAAGCATGAGGGGGGTAATAGACATACATGAATGGAGAGACGCATTGGAAGAACTGAAAGAATCTTCAATGGGGCCAGATGACATGGAAAACAAGGTATTCCCGCTACTCTTATGCAGCTTTATACGCTTGAGGGATCCAAAACTGCAGCGCTGTTTTCTCTATTGCTGTTTGTATCCCGAAGACTACAGAATACCCAGAGAGGAATTAATTAGCAAGTTCATTTCTGAGGGtttaatggatagaagaaatAGTAGACAGGCCAGCTTTGATCAGGGCCACTCAATATTGAATAAGTTGGAGAATACCTCCTTACTGGAGAGAGCTGACCCTAAATATGTAAGGATGCATGATTTGATCAGAGACATGGCCCTAAGGATTGCTAGAAATGACACTGGGTTCATGGTAAAAGCTGGATTGCAGCTACATGTAATTCCAGAGGAGCANNNN NNNNATCTGGACAAGATATCATTGATGTGTAACAAGATATCGGATATGACTCATTGCATGTCGCCCAACTGCCCAAGGCTCTCAACCCTGATTCTGCGAAGAAATCCCCTGGAGAAAATTCCAGATGCTTTCTTTGTGAACATGCGTGGTCTCAAAGTCCTTGACTTGAGTTACACTTGGATTGAGGAGCTGCCAAATTCCGTATCTGACTTGGAGAATCTCAATGCACTGTTGCTCACATGTTGTATTGAGCTCAAATATGTGCCACCACTGACAAAACTCAAGGAATTGAAAGAACTGGACCTTAATAAGAATCAACTCAAAGAATTGCCTCAAGGCATGCAAGGTTTGGTCAATCTCAAGTCCTTGAATATAGGATTCATGAGCTGTATGGAAATGATACCGGCTGGTATACTACCGAAACTCTCCCATCTGCAACGCCTCATACTTCCCGATCATTTCCAAGTGCGAGCAGAAGAGCTGGAAGGGTTGAAAAACCTGGAAGAATTTCAAGGCTTGTTTTATGATGTACATGATCTCAATCAATTCATCACATCCCAACAGAAATACGGGAAACTTAGTTTTTACAGTATTATTGTAGGTGCTTACGATTCTTGGTCAAGGATTCATCCAGATAGCAAAAGATTAACTGATAAACTGCTGACCATAAAGGGTTACTGTTTTAGGAGAGGAAGAGGGGGAGAAGATAAAGTGTTGCTGCCCCAGGACATCCAAGACTTGAAAATTGTCAGGTGTGACGGCCTAAGTAGCTGCTTCTCAGATATGTTCCCATCACTAAATAGCTTAAGAAGCTTGAAAAGTTTCAGAATCGGTCATTGTATTGAAATAGAGTGCATTTCTACACTATCCTCCTCCAGTTATCTGatggaagaaaaacaagactCCTGCTGCTTCCCATTCCAAAGCCTCGAATATTTAATTGTCTCATGGTTGCCTAATCTCACTTCTCTCATACAGTGGGATGTAAGAGCAGCTGTACCTCCAACCGGAACCTTTTCTCATCTTAAAAAGCTGCGAATCgaattttgcaacaaaatcaGGAAGCTATTCACATTAAGGACGATGCAGAATCTTTACAGCCTTGAGGAGGTTTATGTCTCTGAATGTGCTGGAATGGAGGAAATTATAGGAGAAGACGAGGGTGAACTGGAATCAAACAGCAGCAGTTGCTACCCGGCACCAGTTTCCTCCAGTTACAATGATCAAGCCATTCTGACCCTACCAAAGCTGAGGGCATTATCTTTGAAATGGCTGCCTGAACTGAGAAGCATCTGCAGGGAGACGGTGGTTTGTGATTCAATTGAAACCATCGGCATGTTTCAGTGCCATAGAATAAAACGGCTGCCATTTTTCATGCCCCAGCTGAATGGACAACCATCTCCTCCCCCGACTCTCAAGCAGATTAGAATAGGTAAAGACGACAGAGAATGGTGGGAGTCACTGGAATGGAGTCACTCCAATATCAAGAACATGCTTCAAccttttgttaaatatttggaACTAGGATTCCAGAAAGGCCTCATTAAGCCAGATTGGAAGAAGTTGGtgcttgtttgtttgtttatcAGGCGTCTCCAAGTTCAATCACGTTCCTGA
- the LOC105169025 gene encoding uncharacterized protein LOC105169025 — protein MPTFATVPLENLLEPGARGSLKKPLLRTRQGDPKPDPDQRNGGPRHLYISPALYVTPVQAPIPEYCSTDPLSPSPYVVNHKRRRGGHETRRVGADEVQELQEAGGFSLEVEVEEEVGDNFVNEDLNANDDVDDGDDDDEVFRDPRSEAMGVGTEGEANDFGVGRRIESCSFVSAPGEFFDADDGFSSDGSFSNIPSCGSRVESELRTTRLSILVEIERRKTVEDNLILIRSQWERISYLMSQAGLKFPAPPTASDNMQLDDNSIDQFSQEVVVARFVAEAIGRGQARAEAEEAAATIIDSKDQEILRLRDRLQYYETVNHELSQRKLVEVVRRQQERKKSRRRWIWSLMGLSIAIGASFVAYSCIPLTSKYLSSLKSGDLTDNPSVSPSTTS, from the exons aTGCCCACTTTTGCTACTGTCCCGTTGGAAAATTTGCTGGAGCCCGGAGCTCGAGGTTCCCTCAAAAAGCCCCTGTTGAGAACACGCCAGGGAGACCCAAAACCGGACCCCGACCAGAGAAATGGGGGGCCGAGACACTTGTACATATCTCCGGCTTTGTATGTCACTCCGGTGCAGGCTCCTATACCGGAGTATTGTTCCACCGACCCGCTTTCGCCTTCTCCTTACGTCGTCAACCACAAGCGCCGTCGTGGTGGACATGAAACGAGGAGAGTTGGTGCGGATGAAGTTCAGGAGTTGCAGGAGGCCGGTGGGTTCAGtttggaggtggaggtggaggaggaggtgggGGACAATTTTGTGAATGAGGACTTAAATGCGAATGATGATGTTGATGACGGcgacgatgatgatgaggtGTTTCGTGATCCAAGGAGTGAAGCCATGGGCGTGGGAACTGAAGGGGAGGCGAATGATTTCGGTGTTGGAAGGCGAATCGAGAGCTGCAGCTTTGTTTCTGCTCCGGGGGAGTTTTTTGATGCAGATGATG GCTTCTCCTCAGATGGGTCCTTTTCAAATATACCTTCCTGTGGTTCTAGAGTTGAATCAGAATTGCGCACCACAAGACTCAGTATTCTTGTGGAAATTGAAAGGAGAAAGACTGTAGAAGACAATCTTATTTTGATCCGCAGTCAGTGGGAGAGGATCAGTTACCTTATGTCTCAGGCTGGGCTAAAATTTCCTGCACCCCCAACTGCTAGTGATAACATGCAGCTCGATGACAATTCAATTGATCAGTTTTCGCAGGAAGTTGTAGTTGCCAGGTTTGTCGCTGAAGCAATTGGAAGGGGTCAAGCACGTGCTGAAGCTGAAGAAGCTGCTGCCACGATCATTGATTCAAAAGACCAGGAAATATTACGATTACGGGATAGACTGCAGTACTATGAAACTGTTAATCATGAATTGTCACAGAGGAAGCTTGTGG AGGTTGTACGTAGGCAACAAGAACGGAAGAAGAGTCGCCGGAGGTGGATATGGAGTTTGATGGGATTGTCCATTGCCATAGGGGCTTCATTCGTTGCATATTCATGCATTCCACTCACAAGTAAATATCTATCATCGCTAAAGTCTGGCGACCTAACCGATAACCCTAGTGTCAGCCCTTCCACCACCTCTTAG